A region of Burkholderiales bacterium DNA encodes the following proteins:
- the prfB gene encoding peptide chain release factor 2 (programmed frameshift), producing the protein MEAEHINLIAKRLDDVAARAAELRRYLDFDSKKLRLTEVVRLTEDPDIWNDQQRAQDLGKERKTLEAVVGTLERLDSGVRDAKELFDIARDENDDATLTSVNHDASALEESVAELEFRRMFSNPADPNNCFVDIQAGSGGTEAQDWAAILERMYLRYCEGKGFKTEILEESPGEVAGLKSATFKVTGEYAYGHLRSETGVHRLVRKSPFDSNNRRHTSFASVFVYPEVDDTIEVEINPADLRVDTYRASGAGGQHINKTDSAVRITHNPTGIVVQCQNDRSQHRNRAEAMALLKAKLYELELRKRNEEKQALEDSKTDIGWGHQIRSYVLDQSRIKDLRTNVEIGNTESVLNGDLDDFITASLKQGL; encoded by the exons ATGGAAGCCGAACACATCAACCTCATCGCCAAGCGCCTCGACGACGTCGCGGCGCGCGCCGCAGAGCTGCGGAGGTATCTT GACTTCGATTCGAAGAAGCTTCGACTGACCGAGGTCGTCCGCCTCACCGAAGACCCCGACATCTGGAACGACCAGCAGCGCGCCCAGGACCTCGGCAAGGAGCGCAAGACGCTCGAGGCGGTGGTCGGCACGCTGGAACGGCTCGATTCCGGCGTGCGCGACGCGAAGGAGCTCTTCGACATCGCCCGCGACGAGAACGACGACGCGACGCTGACCAGCGTCAACCACGACGCCTCCGCGCTCGAGGAATCGGTCGCCGAGCTCGAGTTCCGGCGGATGTTCTCCAACCCCGCCGACCCGAACAACTGCTTCGTCGACATCCAGGCGGGCTCCGGCGGCACCGAAGCGCAGGACTGGGCGGCGATCCTCGAGCGCATGTACCTGCGCTACTGCGAGGGCAAGGGCTTCAAGACCGAGATCCTCGAAGAGTCGCCGGGTGAGGTCGCGGGGTTGAAGAGCGCGACGTTCAAGGTGACCGGCGAGTATGCGTACGGGCATTTGCGCAGCGAGACCGGCGTGCACCGCCTGGTGCGCAAGTCGCCGTTCGACTCGAACAACCGCCGCCATACCTCGTTCGCGAGCGTGTTCGTCTACCCCGAAGTCGACGACACCATCGAGGTCGAGATCAACCCGGCGGACCTGCGCGTCGACACCTACCGCGCATCGGGCGCCGGCGGCCAGCACATCAACAAGACCGATTCGGCGGTGCGCATCACGCACAACCCGACCGGCATCGTCGTGCAGTGCCAGAACGACCGGTCGCAGCACCGCAACCGCGCCGAAGCGATGGCGCTGCTCAAAGCGAAGCTCTACGAGCTCGAGCTTCGCAAGCGCAACGAAGAGAAGCAGGCGCTCGAAGACAGCAAGACCGACATCGGCTGGGGACACCAGATCCGCTCGTACGTGCTCGACCAGTCGCGCATCAAGGACCTGCGCACCAATGTCGAGATCGGCAACACCGAATCGGTCCTCAACGGCGACCTCGACGACTTCATCACCGCGAGCCTCAAGCAGGGGCTGTAA
- the lysS gene encoding lysine--tRNA ligase → MEENKTPLLDTNSVIAERREKLKALRAQGNPYPNDFDRADLAGPLAEQYGGMEREPLAAEAKSVRIAGRMMLKRVMGKASFATLQDMSGRIQIYVTTNDVGAETHDAFKHWDIGDILGVEGTLFKTNKGELTVHVKNLRLLAKSLRPLPEKFHGLTDQEIKYRQRYVDLIVNEETRKTFRTRSRIIQAIRSFLVERDFLEVETPMMQPIPGGAAARPFVTHHNALDMELYLRIAPELYLKRLVVGGFERVFEINRNFRNEGMSTRHNPEFTMIEFYAAYMEYRGLMELIEKMLAYVAQEATGSTSVQYQGQTIELGKPFDRLTIVEAIRKYNPQYGDDVLNDRDKLISALQRLKASYKPTDGVGGLQLSLFEATAETSLVQPTFILDYPAEVSPLARRSDSNPEITERFELYIAGREIANGFSELNDADDQAERFREQVRQKEAGDVEAMHFDADYIRALEYGLPPTGGAGIGVDRFVMLLTDSPSIRDVILFPHMRPETREE, encoded by the coding sequence ATGGAAGAAAACAAGACTCCCCTCCTCGATACCAACTCGGTGATCGCCGAGCGCCGCGAGAAACTGAAGGCGCTGCGCGCGCAGGGCAATCCCTACCCCAACGACTTCGACCGCGCGGACCTCGCGGGTCCGCTCGCCGAGCAGTACGGCGGGATGGAGCGTGAACCGCTCGCGGCCGAGGCCAAGTCGGTGCGCATCGCCGGGCGCATGATGCTCAAGCGCGTCATGGGCAAGGCGAGCTTCGCGACGCTGCAGGACATGAGCGGGCGCATCCAGATCTACGTCACCACGAACGACGTCGGGGCGGAAACGCACGACGCCTTCAAGCACTGGGACATCGGCGACATCCTCGGCGTCGAAGGCACGCTCTTCAAGACCAACAAGGGCGAGCTCACCGTCCACGTGAAAAACCTGCGGCTGCTCGCCAAGTCGCTGCGCCCGCTGCCCGAGAAGTTCCACGGTCTCACCGACCAGGAGATCAAATACCGGCAGCGCTACGTCGACCTCATCGTCAACGAGGAGACGCGCAAGACCTTCCGCACGCGCTCGCGCATCATCCAGGCGATCCGCAGCTTCCTCGTCGAGCGCGACTTCCTCGAAGTCGAGACGCCGATGATGCAGCCGATCCCGGGCGGCGCCGCGGCGCGACCGTTCGTGACGCACCACAACGCGCTCGACATGGAGCTGTACCTGCGCATCGCGCCGGAGCTCTATCTCAAGCGCCTCGTGGTCGGCGGTTTCGAGCGCGTGTTCGAGATCAACCGCAACTTCCGCAACGAGGGAATGTCGACCCGGCACAATCCCGAGTTCACCATGATCGAGTTCTACGCCGCATACATGGAATACCGCGGCCTGATGGAGCTCATCGAGAAGATGCTCGCGTATGTCGCGCAGGAGGCGACCGGCTCGACCAGCGTCCAGTACCAGGGCCAGACCATCGAGCTGGGCAAGCCGTTCGACCGGCTCACCATCGTCGAGGCGATCCGGAAGTACAACCCGCAGTACGGCGACGATGTCCTGAACGACCGCGACAAGCTGATCTCGGCGCTCCAGCGGCTCAAGGCGTCGTACAAGCCCACCGACGGCGTCGGCGGCCTGCAGCTCTCGCTGTTCGAAGCGACGGCGGAGACTTCGCTCGTCCAGCCGACGTTCATCCTCGACTACCCCGCCGAAGTGTCGCCGCTCGCGCGCCGCAGCGACTCGAACCCCGAGATCACCGAACGTTTCGAGCTCTACATCGCGGGCCGCGAGATCGCCAACGGCTTCTCGGAGCTCAACGACGCCGACGACCAGGCCGAGCGCTTCCGCGAGCAGGTGCGGCAGAAGGAGGCCGGCGACGTCGAGGCCATGCACTTCGACGCCGATTACATCCGTGCGCTCGAATACGGCCTGCCGCCCACCGGCGGCGCGGGCATCGGCGTGGATCGATTCGTGATGCTGCTCACCGACAGCCCGTCGATACGCGATGTGATCCTGTTCCCGCACATGCGGCCGGAGACGCGGGAAGAGTGA
- a CDS encoding acetoacetate--CoA ligase — translation MNEPMWKPSPERLAQANLTAFMKRVRETCGVDVHDYEHLWQWSIQQPEAFWTALWHFCGVVGDAGERAFLDGHRMPGARWFPDARLNFAENLLRRRDDAVALVFKGEEQVHTRVTYAQLYDDVSRFAQALRAAGVARGDRVGGYLPNMPAAVVAMLATTSIGAIYSSCSPDFGVQGVLDRFGQIEPKVLVAADGYYYAGKTIDVVPRIQEILDKLPTVAKTLVVPYTQPKPDLSGLRGATLLDDFLAPYYPGDIEFERLPFDHPLYIMYSSGTTGVPKCIVHGAGGTLLQHLKEQRLHVDLKAGERIFYFTTCGWMMWNWLVSALASEATLLLYDGSPFAADGRILFDYAQAEKATIFGTSAKYIDAAAKLGLDPIHTHDLSSVKAVLSTGSPLVPEGFDYVYEHVKRDVQLSSISGGTDIISCFVLGNPIGAVYRGEIQCRGLGMAVEVYDDEGKPVHGDKGELVCEKPFPSMPVGFWNDPDGAKYRAAYFERFPGVWCHGDYVELTEHRGLVIYGRSDAVLNPGGVRIGTAEIYRQVERLDEVVESLAIGQEWDHDVRVVLFVRLRDGVTLDDALRDRIRKQIRDNTTPRHVPARIVQVGDIPRTKSGKIVELAVRNVVHGRPVKNVEALANPEALDLYRDREELRN, via the coding sequence ATGAACGAGCCGATGTGGAAGCCCTCGCCCGAACGCCTCGCGCAGGCGAACCTGACTGCGTTCATGAAGCGCGTGCGCGAGACGTGCGGCGTCGACGTGCACGACTACGAGCACCTCTGGCAGTGGTCGATCCAGCAGCCCGAAGCGTTCTGGACCGCGCTGTGGCATTTCTGCGGCGTCGTCGGCGATGCCGGCGAGCGCGCCTTTCTCGACGGCCACCGCATGCCGGGCGCGCGATGGTTTCCGGATGCGCGGCTCAACTTCGCGGAGAACCTGCTGCGCCGGCGCGACGACGCGGTCGCGCTGGTCTTCAAGGGCGAGGAGCAGGTTCACACGCGCGTCACCTACGCACAGCTCTACGACGACGTATCGCGCTTCGCACAGGCGCTGCGCGCCGCGGGCGTCGCGCGAGGCGACCGCGTCGGCGGGTATCTGCCCAACATGCCGGCGGCGGTGGTCGCGATGCTGGCGACGACGAGTATCGGCGCGATCTATTCGTCGTGCTCGCCCGATTTCGGCGTGCAGGGCGTGCTCGACCGCTTCGGCCAGATCGAGCCGAAGGTGCTCGTCGCCGCCGACGGCTATTACTACGCCGGCAAGACCATCGACGTCGTGCCGCGCATCCAGGAGATCCTCGACAAGCTGCCGACCGTGGCGAAGACCCTCGTCGTGCCGTATACCCAGCCGAAGCCCGACCTTTCGGGGCTGCGCGGTGCGACGCTGCTCGACGACTTCCTCGCGCCGTATTATCCCGGCGACATCGAGTTCGAGCGCCTGCCGTTCGACCATCCGCTGTACATCATGTATTCGTCCGGCACGACGGGCGTGCCGAAGTGCATCGTGCACGGCGCCGGCGGCACGCTGCTCCAGCACCTGAAAGAGCAGCGGCTGCACGTCGATCTCAAAGCCGGCGAGCGCATCTTCTACTTCACCACGTGCGGCTGGATGATGTGGAACTGGCTCGTCTCGGCGCTCGCGTCCGAAGCGACGCTGCTGCTGTACGACGGCTCGCCGTTCGCCGCGGACGGCCGCATCCTCTTCGACTACGCGCAAGCCGAGAAGGCGACGATCTTCGGCACGTCGGCCAAGTACATCGACGCCGCCGCCAAGCTCGGCCTGGACCCGATCCACACCCACGACCTGTCGTCGGTGAAAGCGGTGCTCTCGACCGGCTCGCCGCTCGTCCCCGAAGGCTTCGACTACGTCTACGAGCACGTGAAGCGCGACGTGCAGCTCTCGTCGATCTCGGGCGGCACCGACATCATCTCGTGCTTCGTGCTCGGCAATCCCATCGGTGCGGTGTATCGCGGCGAGATCCAGTGCCGCGGCCTGGGCATGGCGGTCGAGGTCTACGACGACGAGGGCAAACCGGTCCACGGCGACAAGGGCGAGCTCGTCTGCGAAAAGCCGTTCCCGTCGATGCCGGTGGGATTCTGGAACGACCCCGACGGCGCCAAGTACCGCGCCGCTTACTTCGAGCGCTTTCCCGGCGTGTGGTGCCACGGCGATTACGTCGAGCTGACCGAGCATCGGGGTCTCGTCATCTACGGGCGCTCGGACGCGGTGCTCAATCCGGGCGGCGTGCGCATCGGCACTGCCGAGATTTACCGCCAGGTCGAGCGCCTCGACGAGGTGGTGGAAAGCCTGGCCATCGGCCAGGAGTGGGACCATGACGTGCGGGTGGTGCTGTTCGTGCGCCTGCGCGACGGCGTCACCCTCGACGATGCGCTGCGCGACAGGATCAGGAAGCAGATCCGCGACAACACCACGCCCCGCCACGTGCCCGCGCGCATCGTGCAGGTCGGCGACATACCGCGGACCAAGAGCGGCAAGATCGTCGAGCTCGCGGTGCGCAACGTGGTCCACGGCCGGCCGGTGAAAAACGTCGAAGCGCTGGCCAATCCCGAAGCGCTCGATCTCTATCGCGACCGCGAAGAGCTGCGGAATTAA
- a CDS encoding glycine zipper 2TM domain-containing protein: MNTHSLRGNHPLIVIAAIAVILTCLLAIGVMTGIVPSPMNRAADKQELTAAPSGAPPTTTTTTRESRTVTHKPASEPRRLTSSEPAKTAPATGATSSSTRETVAAASPAPAAPAPCHSCGTVTSVRAVKQQGEASMIGPAAGALLGGLAGRQIGNGSGKTIATVIGAGAGAAAGTEVERRYKSTTSYVVAVRMNDGSHRSFNYASAPGVSAGDKVRVVNGSLQRD; encoded by the coding sequence ATGAATACCCACAGCCTTCGAGGGAATCACCCTTTGATCGTGATCGCCGCGATCGCGGTGATCCTCACGTGCCTGCTCGCGATCGGCGTCATGACGGGCATCGTCCCGAGCCCGATGAACCGCGCGGCCGACAAGCAGGAGCTCACCGCCGCGCCGTCCGGCGCGCCGCCGACCACGACGACGACGACGCGCGAGAGCCGCACCGTCACGCACAAGCCGGCCTCCGAGCCGCGGCGCCTGACTTCGAGCGAGCCGGCTAAGACCGCGCCGGCGACCGGTGCGACCTCCAGCAGCACCCGCGAAACCGTCGCCGCCGCGAGCCCCGCGCCGGCGGCCCCGGCCCCCTGCCATAGCTGCGGCACGGTGACCTCGGTCCGCGCGGTGAAGCAACAAGGTGAGGCGAGCATGATCGGCCCGGCGGCAGGCGCCCTCCTCGGCGGCCTCGCCGGACGTCAGATCGGCAACGGCAGCGGCAAGACCATCGCCACGGTGATCGGCGCGGGCGCGGGCGCGGCGGCCGGCACCGAAGTCGAGCGTCGCTACAAGAGCACGACGAGCTATGTCGTCGCGGTCCGCATGAACGACGGCTCGCACCGCAGCTTCAACTACGCGTCCGCCCCGGGCGTGTCGGCCGGCGACAAGGTGCGCGTCGTCAACGGCTCGCTCCAGCGCGACTGA